The genome window tacactaagttgactgtgcctttaaacatcttggaaaattacagaaaatgatgtcatggctttagaagcttctggtaggctaattgacatcatttgagtaaattggaggtgtacctgtggatgtatttcaaggcctaccttcaaactcagtgcctctttgcttgacatcatgggaaaatcaaaagaaatcagccaagacctcagaaaataatttgtctggttcatccttgggagcaatttccaaacgcctgaaggtaccacgttcatctgtacaaacaatagtacgcaagtataaacaccatgggaccacgcagccgtcataccgctcaggaaggagactcgttctgtctcctagagatgaacgtactttggtgcgaaaactgcaaaaacaatcccagaacaacagcaaaggaccttgtgaagatgctggaggaaacaggtacaaaagtatctatatccacagtaaaacgagtcctatatctacataacctgaaaggccgctcagcaaggaagaagccacctctccaaaaccgccataaaaagccagactacggtttgcaactgcacatggggtcaaagatcgtacttttcggAGAAacgtcctgtggtctgatgaaacaaaaatagaactgtttggccataatgaccatcgttatgtttggaggaaaaagggggaagcttgcaagctgaagaacacaatcccaatcgtgaagcacgggggtggcagcatcatgttgtgggggtgctttgctgcaggagggactggtgcacttcacattaccgatggcatcatgaggaagggaaatgatgtggatatattgaagcaacatctcaagacatcagtcaggaagttaaagcttggtcgcaaatgggtcttccaaatggacaacaaccccaagcatacttccaaagttgtggcaaaatggcttaaagacaacaaagtcaaggtattggagtggccatcacaaagccctgaccttaatcctatagaaaatttgtgggcagaactgaaaaagtgtgtgcgagcaaggaggcctacaaacctgactcagttacaccagctctgtcaggaggaatgggccaaaattcacccaacttattgtgggaagcttgtggaaggctacctgaaacgttgacctaagttaaacaatttaaaaggcaatgctaccaaatactaattgagtgtatgtaaacttctgacccactaggaatgtgatgaaagaaataaaagctgaaataaatcactctattattctgacatttcacattcttaaaataaagtggtgatcctaactgacctaagacagggaatttctactaggattaaaatgtcaggaattgtgaaaaactgagtttaaatgtatttggctaaggtgtatgtaaacttcccacttcaactgaaCATGTAggtcggggtaaagtgactatgcatagataaaaaacACTGAATAGCTGGGGTAGCCGTTTGATTAGCTTTTAAAAAGTAtttttggacctcgacttggcgcttcggtaccgcttactgtgctgtagcagagagaacaatctatgactaagttggctggagtctttggcaatatttagggccttcttctgacaccgcctggtatagaggtcctggatggcaggaagcttggccccagtgatttactgggccgtactcactaccctctgtagcgccttgtggtcggatgcatagcagttgccataccaggcagtgatgcaaccagtcaggatgctctcgatggtgcagctgtataacttttttgaggatctgagaacccatgccaaattttttcagtctcctgagggggaaaaggcattgtcgtgccctcttcacaactgtgtgtgtgtttggaccatgtcgtccactggattgaatccccgagctgacaaggggaaaaaaaatctgtcgtcgaaaggtatccccctttccctttccaactgactaggtgtccccttttccaactgactaggtatcccccctttccaactgactaggtatcccccctttccaactgactaggtatcccccctttccaactgactaggtatcccccctttccaactgactaggtatcccccctttccaactgactaggtatcccccctttccaactgactaggtatccccctttccctgtacaactgactaggtatcccccctttccctgtacaactgactaggtatcccccctttccctgtacaactgactaggtatcccccctgtacaactgactaggtatccccctttccaactgactaggtatccccctttccaactgactaggtatcccccctttccaactgactaggtatcccccctttccaactgactaggtatcccccctttccaactgactaggtatcccccctttccaactgactaggtatccccctttccaactcactaggtatcccccctttccaactcactaggtatcccccctttccaactgactaggtatccccctttccaactcactaggtatccccctttccctttcattacattaagacacggtcacatctttttatttttttgtcttgGGAATATTtcggaacagatttcctaaattaaactcATCCTTAGCTTTATTCCCGGTAATTTTAGTCTTTTTTATTttctacataaaaataaaaatccctCGTGGGCCTAATGTTGCCGACGCCTGCCTTCCTGTGTACACAGAGATCATGCAGAATGGCTCTGGGGCCACCTATGACCCTCTTGGGGAAAAAAACTTCTGAAATGCATCCTTCCAGATCTGAATTGGTTGGTTTAGGTAACACCTCGCTCACACCCGTCCAATCACTTATAGATCTATGCTTAGCCCCCAGATGAAAAAAGGAGGGAGGGGTGCACTTCTGAAATGTTCAAATGAGGTCAAGGCCTTACCTGCAGAGCTGCTTTCTGCTGGGCAGCGATGTGCTGCTGCTCCGCGTGGTCTCTGAAGTCTTTATTCAGGGCTGGTCTGGACAGAGGGATGCTGTTggcgagagggatggagggatatgggTCAGGGGCTGCACTGGGGTTTATGTCCCAAacagcaccttattccctatataaatgcagggctcatagggctctgttcaaaagtagttcactatatggGACGCAATCAAGGTTtatggcaaacacacacactccatcataACCAGATGCTTCCAGATACCTGGCTCCAGGGTTATTCATGGAGGAGTTTTGTATCAAGCGTCTCTTCTCTTTGTCCAGTTCAGCCAAAATGGCAACACGGTTCTTGTTCTGGAATCCTGAGTagagaaaaataaaaatataaactgaTTAGCAACAAAGTAAATGTTACAGAAATACAGTACCAGCACAATTAACGCCAAACTTAGCTGTAGTCCAGTGCTGTTTAAGAAGACTCGCCATCAGTAAGCAGCACAAAACGCCCTGGGTCACAGCTACCTGCTAACTATACTATCCTGCTATTACTACCCGGACTTTTACTACTCGACTTACCCGCTCCAGGTGCAGGCGAGGCCATGTCAGAGAAAGTGACTGCAGCCTAAACAACACaaaagataagagagagagagagcactgggcTAACTAGCATTTAGCACTGGGCTAGTTAGCATTTAGCACTGGGCTAGTTAGCATTTAGCACTGGAACAGATTGGACGAATCGACTAAGGATAGTAGATGTTCACTATCGTTCAAATAGTTACATAACTATCACAAACAATAAAAATGCTTGAGTTCTACCGTAAAGTCTTTGCTATATACAGAAACAAACCACTAAAACATAACTACGTTTTTAGTCCTCCGGTGA of Salmo salar chromosome ssa01, Ssal_v3.1, whole genome shotgun sequence contains these proteins:
- the inip gene encoding SOSS complex subunit C isoform X2; amino-acid sequence: MASPAPGAGFQNKNRVAILAELDKEKRRLIQNSSMNNPGASIPLSRPALNKDFRDHAEQQHIAAQQKAALQHAHAHSSGFFITQDSSFGNLILPVLPRLDPPPPAES
- the inip gene encoding SOSS complex subunit C isoform X1; translated protein: MLKVEYVLRQPNHKEEEEEEEEETNISLRLEICAAVTFSDMASPAPGAGFQNKNRVAILAELDKEKRRLIQNSSMNNPGASIPLSRPALNKDFRDHAEQQHIAAQQKAALQHAHAHSSGFFITQDSSFGNLILPVLPRLDPPPPAES